One region of Labrus bergylta chromosome 23, fLabBer1.1, whole genome shotgun sequence genomic DNA includes:
- the lamtor4 gene encoding ragulator complex protein LAMTOR4, whose product MTTAALTAGLERIPDQLGYLVISEDGVLASAGELENDEHTAGVMMQMVRTASRFRLPGSADPPFKRMSVILEDFVYTVTVSGQKVFVVKRQNNQQEPISV is encoded by the exons atg accACAGCGGCTCTCACGGCGGGTCTGGAGCGGATACCGGATCAGCTCGGGTACCTGGTGATCAGTGAGGACGGAGTTCTGGCT TCTGCAGGTGAGCTGGAGAACGATGAACACACGGCAGGTGTGATGATGCAGATGGTGAGAACGGCGAGTCGATTCAGGTTACCTGGATCAGCTGATCCTCCCTTCAAGCGCATgtcag TGATTCTGGAGGACTTCGTCTACACTGTGACGGTTTCAGGTCAGAAAGTCTTCGTGGTCAAACGTCAGAACAACCAGCAGGAGCCAATCAGTGTTTAG
- the atp6v1f gene encoding V-type proton ATPase subunit F: MAGRGKLIAVIGDEDTCTGFLLGGVGELNKNRKPNFLVVEKDTSIAEIEETFKSFLARTDIGIILINQFIAEMIRHAIDGHMESIPAVLEIPSKEHPYDASKDSILRRAKGMFCAEDFR, encoded by the exons ATGGCCGGACGCGGGAAACTGATCGCCGTTATCGGTGATGAGGACACGTGCACCGGGTTCCTGCTCGGCGGGGTCGGTGAGCTCAACAAGAACCGAAAACCGAATTTCTTGGTGGTGGAGAAGGACACGAGCATCGCGGAGATCGAGGAGACCTTCAA gagCTTCTTGGCTCGTACCGACATCGGCATCATCCTCATCAACCAGTTCATCGCCGAGATGATCCGCCACGCCATCGACGGCCACATGGAGTCGATCCCCGCCGTGCTGGAGATCCCGTCCAAAGAGCATCCTTATGACGCGTCCAAGGACTCCATCCTGCGCCGCGCCAAGGGCATGTTCTGCGCCGAGGACTTccgttaa
- the calua gene encoding calumenin-A, whose amino-acid sequence MMRSLWACLVLCAVVGSSKPTEKKSRVHDEEPLSRINHNDNKNFDYDHEAFLGQDEAKTFDQLPQEESKRRLGIMVDQIDSNRDGFVSEDELKLWIKNAQKKHVYESVERQWKDFDLNDDGVISWDEYKNVTYGTYLDDPEVDSEYNYIAMMARDERRFKVADTNGDLIADKHEFTAFLHPEDHEHMKDVVVQETIEDIDKDGDGFIDMKEYIGDMYTAEEESEDPEWVESERQQFMEFRDKNKDGKMDKEETLDWILPSDYDHAEAEAKHLLHESDANKDGKLSKQEILNKFDVFVGSQVTDFGEALLRHDEF is encoded by the exons atgATGCGATCGTTGTGGGCGTGTCTCGTTCTCTGTGCTGTCGTCGGCAGCAGTAAGCCGACGGAGAAGAAGAGTCGAGTTCACGATGAGGAACCTCTGAGCCGCATCAATCACAACGACAACAAGAACTTCGACTACGACCACGAAGCGTTTCTGGGACAAGACGAGGCCAAAACCTTCGATCAGCTGCCGCAGGAGGAGAGCAAGCGGCGGCTCGG catcaTGGTGGATCAAATCGACAGTAACAGAGACGGCTTCGTGTCTGAAGACGAGCTGAAGCTTTGGATTAAAAACGCTCAGAAGAAACACGTCTACGAGAGCGTGGAGCGTCAGTGGAAGGACTTCGACTTGAACGACGACGGCGTGATCAGCTGGGACGAGTACAAGAACGTGACGTACGGAACCTACCTGG ACGACCCCGAGGTCGACTCCGAGTACAACTACATCGCCATGATGGCGAGGGACGAGAGACGATTCAAGGTCGCCGACACCAACGGAGATCTGATTGCAGACAAACACGAGTTTACGGCGTtcctccatcctgaagaccACGAGCACATGAAGGATGTTGTGGTGCAG gAAACAATCGAGGACATCGACAAGGACGGGGACGGTTTCATCGACATGAAGGAGTACATCG GGGACATGtacacagcagaggaggagtcGGAGGATCCGGAGTGGGTGGAGTCAGAACGTCAGCAGTTTATGGagttcagagacaaaaacaaagacggGAAAATGGACAAAGAGGAAACTCTGGACTGGATCCTCCCGTCAGATTATGACCACGCTGAAGCCGAGGCCAAACACCTGCTGCACGAGTCAGACGCCAACAAG GACGGGAAACTCAGCAAACAGGAAATCCTGAATAAATTCGACGTGTTTGTTGGGAGTCAGGTGACGGACTTCGGCGAGGCGTTGCTACGACACGACGAGTTCTAG
- the irf5 gene encoding interferon regulatory factor 5, which produces MSIQPRRIRLKPWLLAQVNSGRYPGLQWLSPDHRLFQIPWKHATRHTPSSEEENTIFKAWALETGKYQDGVDEPDPAKWKANLRCALNKSREFQLKYDGTKETPVRPFKIYEVCEQLGSTDGADDEEEEMPNLMELTINPRTSDPASFTIPALPDTSFSMTSNGTFRPPHVTPDLPMAPDLHVTSDLQVDPLPFVHPSGLTVGLQDLDSLPPEAISMETSSIQNQGDAANHQPAKYDLLSSVPLTDLDLKFQYRGRTAGSLTVSNPQGCRLYFGHLEPNPEQVDLFGPVSLQQVRFPGSSEIQNQKQRFYTEALLDVMDRGLILEILEQDIYAVRLCQCKVFWSGPGTLEHGPPNPLEREKKIKVFSLNEFLQELILFHKGETQSPPPFEISFCFGEDWPDKKPREKKLIMVQVVPVVARILTEMFSGELSWSTDSIRLQISNPDVKDQTVEQFKELQRLLQSQHIQGPWTPAIH; this is translated from the exons ATGAGCATCCAGCCCCGCAGGATCCGTCTGAAGCCCTGGCTGTTGGCCCAGGTGAACAGCGGCAGGTATCCTGGTCTACAGTGGCTCAGTCCAGACCATCGACTTTTCCAGATCCCGTGGAAACACGCGACGCGCCACACGCCTTCATCAGAGGAAGAAAACACCATCTTCAAG GCGTGGGCGTTGGAGACAGGTAAGTATCAGGACGGCGTGGACGAACCCGACCCGGCCAAGTGGAAGGCAAACCTGCGCTGCGCTCTCAACAAGAGCCGCGAGTTTCAGCTGAAATACGACGGCACCAAAGAGACGCCGGTCCGACCGTTCAAGATCTACGAGGTGTGCGAGCAGCTGGGGAGCACAG acgGCGCtgatgacgaggaggaggag ATGCCGAACCTGATGGAGCTGACGATCA ACCCCAGGACCAGTGACCCCGCCTCCTTTACCATCCCAGCTCTGCCCGACACTTCATTCAGTATGACCTCCAACGGGACGTTTAGACCTCCGCATGTGACCCCCGACCTCCCCATGGCCCCTGACCTCCACGTGACTTCTGACCTCCAGGTGGATCCTCTGCCCTTCGTACATCCTTCAGGACTCACTGTGGGACTCCAGGACCTGGACTCTCTGCCCCCCGAAGCCATCTCCATGGAGACCAGCAGCATCCAGAACCAGGGCGACGCCGCGaaccaccaacctgccaagtATGACCTGCTGAGCAGCGTGCCCT TAACAGATCTGGATCTGAAGTTCCAGTACCGCGGCCGTACGGCGGGCTCTCTGACGGTCAGTAACCCTCAGGGCTGCCGGTTGTACTTTGGACACCTGGAGCCAAACCCAGAGCAGGTGGACCTGTTTGGACCCGTCTCCCTGCAGCAGGTGCGTTTCCCGGGGTCGTCTGAGATCCAGAACCAGAAGCAGCGGTTCTACACGGAGGCCCTGCTGGACGTGATGGACCGCGGTCTCATCCTGGAGATCTTGGAGCAGGACATCTACGCCGTCCGCCTCTGTCAGTGTAAAGTGTTCTGGTCTGGACCGGGCACGCTGGAACACGGTCCACCGAACCccctggagagagagaagaagatcAAGGTGTTCAGCCTCAACGAGTTCCTGCAAG AACTGATCCTGTTCCATAAGGGGGAGACTCAGAGCCCACCCCCCTTTGAGATCTCCTTCTGTTTTGGGGAGGACTGGCCTGACAAGAAACCCAGAGAAAAGAAACTCATCATGGTCCAG GTGGTTCCTGTGGTGGCTCGGATCCTGACGGAGATGTTCTCTGGAGAGCTGAGCTGGTCCACAGACAGCATCCGGCTTCAGATCTCAAACCCGGACGTGAAGGACCAGACCGTGGAGCAGTTCAAGGAGCTGCAGAGACTCCTGCAGAGCCAGCACATCCAGGGACCCTGGACCCCTGCCATCCATTGA
- the drd4-rs gene encoding dopamine receptor D4 related sequence isoform X1: MVNVTPDSPSGDPLHDFNYPALVLGVLLILVIILGNILVCVSVLTEPSLKTATNYFIISLAVADLLLAVLVLPLYVYSEFLGGVWTLSTFTCDALMTMDVMLCTASILNLCAISVDRYIAVVVPLKYNRNQFSVRQLALIAATWLLSLGLASPVMFGLNQVPGRDPSVCRLEDERFVVYSSVCSFFVPCPLMLFLYYWMFQGLRRWSGRSRSKAGPASRSVLSLHLCLVPRRAKTTTAESQERVLYAAPDSFSPTSLSTVSTVTPTVTPVMEEDRGAVPESDPVTTQGDSASERMRGGGEREDSLMKRSAAKRRRRNKKSSRVSGRERKAMKVLPVVVGVFLVCWTPFFIVHVTKVLCRSCDIGPTLISVVTWLGYVNSAVNPIIYTAFNVEFRHVFHKLLCCQA, from the exons ATGGTCAATGTGACACCTGACAGCCCTTCAGGTGACCCCCTTCACGACTTCAACTACCCGGCGCTGGTCCTCGGCGTCCTTCTGATCCTGGTCATCATCCTAGGAAACATCttggtgtgtgtgagcgtgctcACCGAGCCCTCGCTGAAGACGGCCACCAACTACTTCATCATCAGCCTGGCGGTCGCCGACCTGCTGCTCGCTGTGCTCGTGCTGCCACTCTACGTATACTCAGAG tTTCTTGGAGGCGTGTGGACTTTGAGCACCTTCACCTGTGACGCTCTGATGACCATGGATGTGATGCTGTGCACGGCCTCCATCCTCAACCTGTGTGCTATCAGTGTGGACAG GTACATCGCGGTCGTGGTCCCTCTGAAGTACAACAGGAACCAGTTCAGCGTCCGTCAGCTGGCGCTCATCGCTGCCACCTGGCTGCTGTCGCTGGGCTTGGCGAGCCCTGTGATGTTCGGTCTGAACCAGGTCCCGGGTCGGGACCCGAGCGTGTGCAGACTGGAGGACGAACGCTTTGTGGTGTACTCGTCCGTCTGCTCGTTCTTCGTGCCGTGCCCCTTAATGCTCTTTCTGTACTACTGGATGTTTCAGGGTCTGCGGCGCTGGAGCGGGCGGAGCCGGTCCAAAGCGGGCCCCGCCTCTcgctctgttctctctctgcatctctgccTGGTCCCACGGCGAGCTAAAACCACGACGGCAGAAAGTCAGGAGAGAGTCCTGTACGCCGCTCCTGACAGCTTCAGTCCCACCTCTCTGTCAACCGTCTCCACGGTAACGCCCACTGTGACCCCTGTGATGGAGGAGGACAGGGGAGCGGTGCCAGAAAGCGACCCAGTGACGACTCAAGGGGACAGCGCGTCAGAGAGGATGCGGGGCGGTGGCGAGAGAGAGGACAGCCTGATGAAGAGGAGCGCCGCGAAGAGACgaagaagaaacaagaagagCAGCCGAGTCAGCGGGCGGGAGAGGAAGGCCATGAAGGTACTTCCTGTTGTGGTCG GCGTGTTTCTGGTCTGTTGGACGCCTTTCTTCATCGTCCACGTCACCAAGGTTCTCTGTCGGTCGTGTGACATCGGCCCCACACTCATCTCCGTGGTAACATGGCTCGGCTATGTCAACAGCGCCGTCAACCCGATTATCTACACTGCCTTCAACGTCGAGTTCAGACACGTCTTTCACAAGCTGCTCTGCTGTCAGGCATGA
- the drd4-rs gene encoding dopamine receptor D4 related sequence isoform X2, which yields MVNVTPDSPSGDPLHDFNYPALVLGVLLILVIILGNILVCVSVLTEPSLKTATNYFIISLAVADLLLAVLVLPLYVYSEFLGGVWTLSTFTCDALMTMDVMLCTASILNLCAISVDRYIAVVVPLKYNRNQFSVRQLALIAATWLLSLGLASPVMFGLNQVPGRDPSVCRLEDERFVVYSSVCSFFVPCPLMLFLYYWMFQGLRRWSGRSRSKAGPASRSVLSLHLCLVPRRAKTTTAESQERVLYAAPDSFSPTSLSTVSTVTPTVTPVMEEDRGAVPESDPVTTQGDSASERMRGGGEREDSLMKRSAAKRRRRNKKSSRVSGRERKAMKVLPVVACFWSVGRLSSSSTSPRFSVGRVTSAPHSSPW from the exons ATGGTCAATGTGACACCTGACAGCCCTTCAGGTGACCCCCTTCACGACTTCAACTACCCGGCGCTGGTCCTCGGCGTCCTTCTGATCCTGGTCATCATCCTAGGAAACATCttggtgtgtgtgagcgtgctcACCGAGCCCTCGCTGAAGACGGCCACCAACTACTTCATCATCAGCCTGGCGGTCGCCGACCTGCTGCTCGCTGTGCTCGTGCTGCCACTCTACGTATACTCAGAG tTTCTTGGAGGCGTGTGGACTTTGAGCACCTTCACCTGTGACGCTCTGATGACCATGGATGTGATGCTGTGCACGGCCTCCATCCTCAACCTGTGTGCTATCAGTGTGGACAG GTACATCGCGGTCGTGGTCCCTCTGAAGTACAACAGGAACCAGTTCAGCGTCCGTCAGCTGGCGCTCATCGCTGCCACCTGGCTGCTGTCGCTGGGCTTGGCGAGCCCTGTGATGTTCGGTCTGAACCAGGTCCCGGGTCGGGACCCGAGCGTGTGCAGACTGGAGGACGAACGCTTTGTGGTGTACTCGTCCGTCTGCTCGTTCTTCGTGCCGTGCCCCTTAATGCTCTTTCTGTACTACTGGATGTTTCAGGGTCTGCGGCGCTGGAGCGGGCGGAGCCGGTCCAAAGCGGGCCCCGCCTCTcgctctgttctctctctgcatctctgccTGGTCCCACGGCGAGCTAAAACCACGACGGCAGAAAGTCAGGAGAGAGTCCTGTACGCCGCTCCTGACAGCTTCAGTCCCACCTCTCTGTCAACCGTCTCCACGGTAACGCCCACTGTGACCCCTGTGATGGAGGAGGACAGGGGAGCGGTGCCAGAAAGCGACCCAGTGACGACTCAAGGGGACAGCGCGTCAGAGAGGATGCGGGGCGGTGGCGAGAGAGAGGACAGCCTGATGAAGAGGAGCGCCGCGAAGAGACgaagaagaaacaagaagagCAGCCGAGTCAGCGGGCGGGAGAGGAAGGCCATGAAGGTACTTCCTGTTGTG GCGTGTTTCTGGTCTGTTGGACGCCTTTCTTCATCGTCCACGTCACCAAGGTTCTCTGTCGGTCGTGTGACATCGGCCCCACACTCATCTCCGTGGTAA
- the zgc:193726 gene encoding uncharacterized protein zgc:193726 gives MIALTEMMMMMVVMMSLVSAGPLPPFSRDENITPSPHLHRYAQENSTRFESHPNVNWSLVEPLRNDSMNEPLFDRPTIFIRPRCNLATCLITNLGSDLQRGDEKTGGDTKDPLGFGKK, from the exons ATGATCGCTCTGAccgagatgatgatgatgatggtggtgatgatgtcGTTGGTGTCAGCCGGTCCTCTTCCTCCGTTCag TCGTGATGAAAACATCACACCGAGTCCTCACCTGCACAGGTACGCTCAGGAGAACTCCACCAG gttcgAGTCTCATCCCAACGTGAACTGGAGTCTGGTCGAGCCCCTGCG aaacGACTCGATGAACGAGCCTCTGTTTGATCGGCCAAC TATCTTTATCCGCCCTCGCTGCAACCTTGCCACCTGTCTGATAACAAACCTGGGCTCTGACCTGCAGCGCGGCGATGAGAAAACGGGCGGAGACACCAAAGACCCCCTGGGCTTTGGAAAGAAATAA
- the opn1sw1 gene encoding opsin-1, short-wave-sensitive 1, producing MGKYFHLYENISKVSPFEGPQYYLAPSWVFYLQTAFMGFVLFAGAPLNFVVLLVTAKYKKLRVPLNYILVNISLAGFIFVTFSVSQVFVSTMRGYYFLGYWMCAMESAMGSAAGLVTAWSLAVLSFERYLVICKPFGAFKFGSNHAMAAVAFTWFMGIGCAIPPFFGWSRYIPEGLGCSCGPDWYTHSEEYHTDSYTQFLIVTCFIAPITIIIFSYSQLLGALRAVAAQQTESASTQKAEKEVSRMIIVMVGSFVTCYGPYMFAAIYFAYSSNENKDYRLVTIPAFFSKSSCVYNPLIYAFLNKQFNACIMETVFGKKMDESSEASTKTETSSVSTAA from the exons ATGGGGAAATACTTCCATCTGTACGAGAACATTTCCAAAGTGAGTCCCTTCGAGGGGCCCCAGTATTACCTGGCCCCTTCCTGGGTGTTTTACCTGCAGACCGCCTTCATGGGCTTCGTCCTATTTGCCGGAGCGCCGTTAAACTTTGTTGTTCTTCTCGTCACGGCGAAGTACAAGAAGCTTCGAGTCCCTCTAAACTACATCCTGGTCAACATCTCTCTGGCGGGGTTCATCTTTGTCACCTTCTCCGTCAGTCAGGTGTTCGTCTCCACCATGAGGGGCTACTACTTTCTCGGGTACTGGATGTGTGCTATGGAGTCCGCCATGggatctgcagcag GTCTGGTGACGGCCTGGTCTCTGGCAGTATTGTCCTTCGAGCGTTACCTGGTCATTTGTAAACCGTTTGGAGCGTTTAAGTTCGGCAGCAACCACGCTATGGCAGCCGTGGCTTTCACCTGGTTCATGGGGATCGGCTGTGCGATTCCTCCTTTCTTTGGCTGGAGCAG GTACATCCCTGAAGGCCTGGGCTGCTCATGTGGACCTGACTGGTACACTCACAGTGAAGAGTACCACACCGACTCCTACACCCAGTTCCTGATAGTGACCTGCTTCATCGCCCcgatcaccatcatcatcttctccTACTCGCAGCTGCTGGGCGCCCTGAGAGCT GTAGCAGCTCAGCAAACGGAGTCGGCCTCCACTCAGAAGGCGGAGAAAGAAGTGTCCAGGATGATCATCGTCATGGTGGGATCCTTCGTCACCTGTTACGGCCCGTACATGTTCGCCGCCATATACTTTGCCTACTcgtcaaatgaaaacaaagactaCCGACTGGTCACCATCCCCGCGTTTTTCTCCAAGAGCTCGTGTGTGTACAACCCCTTGATCTACGCCTTCTTGAACAAACAG tttaACGCTTGCATCATGGAGACAGTGTTTGGAAAGAAAATGGACGAGTCATCTGAAGCTTCTACAAAGACAGAGACGTCCTCGGTGTCCACAGCTGCGTAA